One Rosa chinensis cultivar Old Blush chromosome 5, RchiOBHm-V2, whole genome shotgun sequence genomic region harbors:
- the LOC112167554 gene encoding TMV resistance protein N, which produces MALSTHRASSSRAWAEPPPQWNFDVFLSFRGEDTRTGFVSHLFRELQYRQVFKTFKDDRELEIGASISPELLRAIEQSHLAIVVLSPNYASSTWCLDELSKIIESMETGDKRILPVFFNVDPSDVRHQRKSFDEAFAKHEVKFSNDPEKVERWREALRKVANLSGWDKKNYKCESELIEVIVKRVWEKVLPTITLSDSKEKLVGIEFRLWQMGFLLAPEEKDVRFIGIWGMGGVGKTTLARLVFERISHHFEVAEFLDVRKFHGPLVNLQKQVLSPVLKENVSQVWDVYKGTFFIRKCLSNKKVLLVVDDVDSRDILEKVALDKSWFGDGSRIIVTTRDKRLLTERHIELSFELGRLDDNNALELFSHKAFEKDQPEEGFLELSKCFVDYAKGLPLALKTLGSSLYQRKLEEWNSTLESLKRILNPTIFDSLKLSYDALNHLQQEIFLDIAFFYKGVGKGRVNQLLEYCYDYNCLIEINVLIEKSLLTIDLDNNVGMHGLIEEMAWEIVCQHSREEPGLRSRLCHRKDIFLVFTGNTGTDAIKGIQLCLPCLEEADSSWNFECFSRMPKLKFLEFDNLIISSGPTFLPNSLRILIWNWYPSKSLPASFRPNMLAELKMQRSNLVRLWDGRQDLPYLKYMDLSESKNLKETPDFTGIPNLEELSLANCDGLVKVHPSIAVNKKLKRLILNQCKNVKSFPSKIEMDSLEFLNLSDCSKVKIPEFGEGMKNLSILLIPGTATEELTSSIEHLVGLTSLDISDSKSLLSFPGTAIFKLKFLRQLQMDGCPKLKKLVENTGKAESLKPPALRQMFDGLFKRKGPKSVFLALPSSRDLSSLWELTLSDSNLCQGVIPDDIGYCLPSLNKLDLGGNNFDSLPASIRCLSKLRSINLKGCKRLQQLPDLPPNAQLEVRADDCYSLKLFSEPQGRFTYFHSFNLTTVNCFGLIDNEGLNNGIFSMLRRLAAQGISPHYHSSRTVLPPSFDIVSPGGKIPEWFDIQSEGDSLTVELPPDRESCSSGWKGIVFCVVFADPKDPVSLEFNHLTIKCLSPAVGLPHVINLNLRHMMGDHLWMFYMPRCQLQYITSCSIRSSFDAQHVGYRCKYIPCSNCVKRCGARLLYEQDLKILLNGTTKILKRSPEYCDSEEAEAGEGPSSAIASGSPNKESFFKRRLNTNLSLERNYPFLLLVLIMLGCLWSLWRQWSCAIPPLST; this is translated from the exons ATGGCTTTGAGCACCCACAGGGCCTCCTCATCTCGTGCTTGGGCTGAACCACCTCCCCAGTGGAATTTCGATGTTTTCTTGAGTTTCAGGGGTGAAGACACCCGCACGGGTTTCGTCTCCCATTTATTCCGCGAACTGCAGTACCGGCAAGTATTCAAGACTTTCAAGGACGACCGAGAGCTTGAAATCGGAGCTAGTATCTCTCCAGAGCTCTTGAGggcaatcgaacaatcacatcTCGCCATCGTTGTTCTCTCACCCAACTATGCTTCTTCCActtggtgcttggatgaactttCCAAAATTATCGAGTCCATGGAAACCGGAGATAAGAGAATTCTGCCGGTTTTCTTTAATGTGGATCCATCCGACGTTCGACATCAGAGGAAGAGCTTTGATGAAGCCTTTGCTAAGCATGAAGTAAAGTTCAGTAACGACCCAGAGAAGGTGGAGAGGTGGAGAGAGGCTTTAAGAAAAGTGGCCAATCTCTCTGGAtgggataaaaaaaattataa ATGTGAAAGTGAGCTTATAGAAGTCATTGTGAAACGTGTGTGGGAGAAAGTGCTTCCTACGATCACATTGTCAGATTCCAAAGAAAAGTTAGTCGGAATTGAATTTAGACTCTGGCAAATGGGTTTTCTTTTAGCTCCTGAGGAGAAGGATGTTCGATTTATAGGAATATGGGGTATGGGTGGAGTGGGTAAGACTACCCTTGCTAGGCTAGTGTTCGAGAGAATTTCCCATCATTTTGAAGTGGCTGAGTTTCTTGATGTCAGGAAGTTTCATGGTCCACTAGTCAATCTTCAAAAACAGGTTCTTTCCCCAGTCTTGAAGGAAAATGTTTCACAAGTTTGGGATGTTTACAAAGGAACCTTTTTCATTAGAAAATGCCTGTCTAATAAAAaggttcttcttgttgttgatGATGTTGATAGCCGTGACATCCTAGAAAAAGTGGCTCTAGATAAATCTTGGTTTGGTGATGGAAGCAGAATCATTGTTACAACTAGAGATAAACGTCTCCTCACCGAGCGTCATATAGAATTATCATTTGAGCTGGGGCGGTTGGATGACAATAATGCTCTTGAGCTCTTTAGTCACAAAGCCTTCGAAAAAGATCAGCCAGAGGAAGGGTTTTTAGAGCTTTCCAAGTGTTTTGTAGATTATGCCAAAGGGCTCCCATTAGCTCTTAAAACTCTGGGAAGTTCTTTGTATCAGAGAAAGCTAGAGGAATGGAATAGTACATTGGAGTCACTAAAGAGAATTCTTAATCCGACAATTTTCGATTCGCTCAAATTAAGTTATGATGCCCTGAATCATTTACAacaggagattttcttggacaTTGCATTCTTCTACAAGGGGGTGGGGAAGGGGCGAGTTAATCAACTGCTAGAATATTGTTATGACTATAATTGTCTTATTGAGATAAATGTTCTTATCGAGAAATCTCTCTTAACTATTGATCTGGACAACAATGTCGGGATGCATGGTTTGATAGAAGAAATGGCATGGGAAATTGTTTGTCAACACTCTCGTGAGGAGCCTGGTCTTCGCAGCCGTTTGTGTCATCGTAAGGACATCTTTCTTGTATTCACGGGAAATACG GGAACAGATGCAATCAAAGGCATACAGTTATGTTTACCTTGTTTAGAAGAGGCAGATTCAAGCTGGAATTTTGAATGCTTCTCTAGGATGCCCAAACTAAAGTTTCTTGAATTTGATAATTTAATAATTAGTTCAGGCCCCACATTCCTCCCAAATTCCTTGAGAATTCTCATATGGAATTGGTATCCTTCCAAATCTCTTCCAGCTAGTTTCCGGCCAAATATGCTTGCTGAACTGAAGATGCAAAGAAGCAATCTTGTCCGGCTTTGGGACGGAAGACAG GACTTGCCTTACTTGAAATATATGGATCTTAGTGAGTCCAAAAACTTGAAGGAGACCCCAGATTTCACAGGTATTCCGAATCTTGAGGAGTTGAGTCTTGCAAATTGTGACGGTTTAGTTAAGGTCCATCCATCCATTGCGGTCAACAAAAAGCTTAAACGGTTGATACTCAATCAATGTAAAAATGTCAAGAGTTTCCCAAGTAAGATTGAAATGGATTCTCTCGAGTTTCTCAACCTTTCTGACTGCTCAAAAGTAAAGATTCCAGAATTTGGAGAAGGGATGAAAAATTTGTCAATCCTTCTCATACCTGGGACCGCCACTGAGGAACTAACTTCATCAATTGAACATCTGGTTGGCCTTACTAGTCTGGATATATCTGATAGCAAAAGTCTCCTGAGTTTTCCGGGTACCGCAATTTTTAAACTGAAGTTTCTTAGACAACTCCAGATGGATGGATGCCCAAAGCTTAAGAAACTTGTGGAAAATACGGGGAAGGCAGAGTCTTTAAAGCCACCAGCCTTGCGACAAATGTTTGATGGCTTATTTAAAAGAAAGGGTCCAAAGTCTGTGTTCTTGGCGTTGCCATCTTCAAGGGATTTATCGTCTTTGTGGGAGTTAACTCTAAGTGATAGTAATCTGTGTCAAGGAGTTATCCCCGACGATATTGGCTACTGCTTGCCATCTCTAAATAAGTTGGATCTTGGTGGAAATAATTTTGATAGTCTTCCTGCAAGCATTAGATGCCTTTCTAAGCTTCGGTCCATTAATTTGAAGGGGTGCAAAAGGCTTCAACAATTACCGGATCTCCCACCGAATGCGCAATTAGAAGTAAGGGCAGACGATTGTTATTCCTTAAAATTGTTCTCAGAACCGCAGGGCAGATTCACCTATTTTCACTCGTTTAATTTAACAACTGTCAATTGCTTTGGATTGATTGACAATGAAGGCTTGAATAATGGAATATTTTCAATGCTAAGGAGATTGGCCGCtcag GGGATCTCTCCACACTATCACTCATCCCGCACTGTTCTTCCTCCGTCATTCGATATTGTAAGTCCCGGAGGTAAAATTCCAGAGTGGTTCGATATTCAAAGCGAGGGAGATTCATTGACTGTGGAGCTACCTCCGGATCGGGAATCATGTAGTTCAGGGTGGAAGGgcattgtgttttgcgttgttTTTGCCGATCCGAAAGATCCTGTCAGTCTCGAGTTTAATCATTTGACAATTAAATGTTTATCGCCTGCTGTTGGTCTACCACACGTAATAAACTTAAACCTAAGGCATATGATGGGAGATCATCTTTGGATGTTTTATATGCCTCGTTGTCAACTCCAGTATATCACAAGCTGCTCTATTAGGTCCTCATTCGACGCGCAACATGTCGGGTATAGGTGTAAATATATTCCATGCTCGAATTGTGTGAAGAGGTGTGGGGCCCGATTGTTGTACGAGCAAGATTTGAAAATCCTCCTCAATGGAACAACCAAAATCTTGAAGCGGAGTCCTGAATATTGTGACTCGGAGGAGGCAGAGGCAGGGGAAGGTCCAAGTAGTGCAATTGCAAGTGGTAGCCCTAACAAAGAATCATTTTTCAAAAGACGCTTGAACACTAATCTTTCTCTGGAGAG GAACTACCCCTTTCTGCTTCTTGTTCTCATAATGCTGGGCTGCTTGTGGTCTCTTTGGCGACAATGGTCTTGCGCTATTCCACCTTTGAGTACTTGA
- the LOC112163958 gene encoding uncharacterized protein LOC112163958 yields the protein MAFNSVSQANLASSSRRPTPVRQYFPFPRNQNTSNSIPVVIGDNTINIERFAVQIDMPPPPQDFDSHYSRFCLVGKIFGPLVPLDIVFAKCQELWNNLKGAINMSRLPNNWFCFEFNNEEDVLFILDNRPWYIRSRLFRIQRWSPEFDTTVSSIDRLIVWVRLPNLPLPHWHESSLKHLGQYLGTFIQADEFTLTGKKTMFSRIKIELDLRYPLRSMALVNNHDGKPPSFVLVSYEVIFEICFRCGLYRQRNHVCPRRNIKDSFFMVERLEHEQAVYPADMANSEFIKPLLSNDISIIFPQPMFNYYEPGSFKANNDDRSESNAYGDNDPADSHWRIVSRRGKGRGQRFPKNGHWTPGPNSDRPKGNNVVLVGLSFRDVAKGEAEANQRAIANRKHKEIVVVSSDSS from the coding sequence ATGGCTTTCAATTCTGTTTCCCAAGCTAATTTGGCCTCTAGCAGTCGTCGTCCCACCCCAGTTCGTCAGTATTTTCCTTTTCCCCGAAACCAAAATACCTCCAACTCTATCCCTGTTGTTATTGGGGATAATACCATCAATATTGAGAGATTTGCTGTCCAAATTGATATGCCACCTCCTCCACAGGATTTCGATAGCCACTATTCTAGATTCTGTCTAGTAGGAAAGATCTTCGGGCCTCTGGTCCCCCTTGACATTGTCTTCGCAAAGTGTCAAGAACTCTGGAATAATCTCAAAGGGGCTATCAACATGAGCAGATTACCCAATAATTGGTTCTGCTTTGAGTTTAATAACGAAGAAGATGTGTTGTTCATCCTCGACAACCGACCTTGGTACATTAGGAGTCGCCTCTTCCGCATCCAACGCTGGAGCCCGGAATTCGATACTACTGTCTCCTCCATTGATCGTCTGATCGTTTGGGTGAGGCTCCCAAATTTACCTCTTCCCCATTGGCATGAATCCTCGCTCAAACACTTGGGCCAATACCTTGGAACTTTTATTCAAGCGGATGAGTTTACCCTCACCGGTAAAAAAACCATGTTTTCCCGCATCAAGATTGAACTGGACCTACGATACCCACTTCGTAGCATGGCTCTGGTCAACAACCATGATGGTAAACCCCCTAGCTTTGTCTTAGTGTCCTATGAGGTTATCTTTGAGATTTGTTTTCGTTGTGGCCTTTACCGTCAAAGAAACCATGTATGTCCTAGAAGAAATATCAAGGACAGCTTCTTTATGGTCGAGAGATTGGAGCATGAGCAAGCGGTCTATCCAGCTGACATGGCAAACAGTGAGTTCATCAAACCACTCCTGTCAAATGACATTTCCATTATTTTCCCTCAACCCATGTTCAATTATTATGAGCCGGGTAGCTTTAAGGCCAATAATGATGACCGGTCTGAAAGTAATGCCTATGGTGACAATGATCCTGCTGACAGCCATTGGAGAATTGTTTCTAGGAGAGGCAAGGGGAGAGGACAACGCTTTCCCAAGAATGGTCATTGGACACCAGGCCCCAATTCTGATAGACCGAAAGGCAACAATGTTGTTCTTGTTGGGTTGTCTTTCAGAGATGTTGCTAAGGGTGAAGCTGAGGCTAATCAGCGTGCTATCGCTAATAGGAAACATAAGGAGATTGTGGTGGTTTCCTCTGATTCCTCCTAA